A stretch of the Pseudomonas helvetica genome encodes the following:
- a CDS encoding DEAD/DEAH box helicase yields the protein MPPNLSKPLAPSWVSRFKEQSLERGRRYALENRARIVEAGDSTITASCEGSGGNVYRQTITLRESTKGTLLLVDATCSCPVRVNCKHCAAVLLKVQETLEYPAAAKDAELLEKLQAVLENRTPAPLPQLLVDNVQPVPRLWLASIEFSAFEPRNGKMQRYIQHRAALSFNYLDEYVSGQKNADILIRQEQQTLRIKRQPDVEKAYREQLRILGFRVATRQSKALPESAGELYEMVNDSAWLTFTLNELPKLRTQGWELQIDEDFGFDLTAVDDWYATVEEAPERDWFDLELGIIVNGERLSLLPILLNLMRSHTEILNPERLARRRDDELILVNIPHRPNAESGPLQVALPLGRLKPVLATLGEFYLQEPGETRLRLSSADATRLNPLEDMPLLWEGGEHIRTFAQRLRDIKDYTTEAPEGLNATLRPYQLEGLSWMQSLRQLEVGGILADDMGLGKTLQTLAHVLTEKNAGRLDRPCMVVMPTSLIPNWLDEAAHFAPQLKVLALYGTGRKKHFEHLAEYDLILTTYALLPKDVERLATQPLHVLVLDEAQYIKNPNSKAAHAARELNARQRLCLSGTPLENHLGELWSLFHFLLPGWLGDVKSFNRDYRVPIEKRASDVRLQHLNGRIKPFLLRRTKEQVATELPPKTEIVHWVELNEAQRDVYETMRLAMDKKVRDEITRKGVARSQIIILEALLKLRQVCCDLRLVNEAALPTRGSTSGKLDSLMEMLEELFEEGRKILLFSQFTSMLSLIEDELDKRGIAYALLTGQTRDRRTPVKDFQSGKRQIFLISLKAGGVGLNLTEADTVIHYDPWWNPATENQATDRAYRIGQEKPVFVYKMIARGTVEEKIQHLQKEKSDLAAGVLDGRSTGDWKLQSDDIEALFAPLPDKSKI from the coding sequence ATGCCCCCGAACCTGAGCAAACCCCTGGCCCCTTCCTGGGTCAGCCGATTCAAGGAACAAAGCCTGGAGCGTGGCCGCCGCTACGCACTGGAAAATCGCGCCAGGATCGTCGAGGCCGGCGACAGCACCATCACCGCCAGTTGCGAAGGCTCTGGCGGCAATGTTTACCGCCAGACCATTACGCTGCGCGAATCCACCAAAGGCACTCTGTTACTGGTCGATGCAACGTGCAGTTGCCCGGTGCGCGTCAACTGCAAGCATTGCGCTGCAGTGTTGCTCAAAGTCCAGGAAACCCTTGAGTACCCGGCCGCCGCCAAAGATGCCGAGCTGCTGGAAAAACTGCAGGCGGTCCTCGAAAACCGTACGCCCGCACCTTTACCACAACTGCTGGTGGACAACGTGCAACCGGTGCCGCGTCTGTGGCTGGCGAGCATCGAGTTCAGCGCCTTCGAACCGCGCAACGGCAAAATGCAGCGCTACATCCAGCACCGTGCCGCGCTGTCGTTCAACTATCTGGATGAATACGTCAGCGGACAGAAAAATGCCGACATCCTGATCCGACAGGAACAGCAAACGCTACGAATCAAACGCCAGCCGGACGTCGAAAAAGCCTACCGGGAACAGCTGCGAATCCTTGGATTCAGAGTGGCGACCCGCCAAAGCAAAGCCTTGCCGGAAAGCGCCGGCGAACTGTATGAGATGGTCAACGACAGCGCCTGGCTGACATTCACCCTCAATGAGTTGCCCAAGTTGCGCACCCAAGGCTGGGAGCTGCAAATTGACGAAGACTTCGGCTTTGACCTGACGGCGGTCGATGACTGGTACGCCACGGTCGAAGAGGCGCCGGAGCGCGACTGGTTTGATCTGGAGCTGGGGATTATCGTCAATGGCGAGCGCCTTAGCCTGCTGCCGATCCTGCTGAACCTGATGCGCTCGCACACCGAGATTCTCAACCCGGAACGCCTGGCCAGACGCCGCGACGATGAACTGATTCTGGTGAACATCCCGCACCGTCCGAACGCCGAATCCGGCCCTTTGCAGGTCGCGCTGCCGCTCGGTCGTTTAAAGCCTGTGCTGGCGACCCTTGGCGAGTTTTACCTGCAAGAGCCCGGCGAAACCCGGTTGCGCCTGAGCAGCGCCGATGCCACCCGCCTGAATCCGCTGGAAGACATGCCTCTGCTTTGGGAAGGTGGCGAGCACATCCGCACCTTCGCCCAGCGCCTGCGTGACATCAAGGATTACACGACCGAAGCGCCCGAAGGGCTGAACGCCACATTACGGCCTTACCAGCTTGAAGGCTTGAGCTGGATGCAGTCGCTGCGGCAACTGGAAGTCGGCGGCATCCTTGCGGACGACATGGGCCTGGGCAAAACCCTACAGACCCTGGCGCATGTACTGACCGAGAAAAACGCCGGCCGCCTGGACCGGCCGTGCATGGTGGTAATGCCCACCAGCCTGATTCCCAACTGGCTCGACGAAGCGGCGCACTTTGCTCCACAACTCAAAGTGCTGGCGCTGTATGGCACTGGACGTAAAAAGCATTTTGAGCATTTGGCCGAATACGACCTGATCCTCACCACGTATGCGCTGCTGCCCAAGGATGTCGAACGCTTGGCAACGCAGCCATTGCATGTGCTAGTGCTCGACGAAGCGCAATACATCAAGAACCCCAACAGCAAGGCCGCTCATGCGGCGCGAGAGCTCAATGCCCGCCAGCGCCTATGCCTGAGCGGCACACCACTGGAAAATCACCTGGGCGAGCTGTGGTCGCTGTTTCACTTCCTGCTGCCCGGCTGGTTGGGCGACGTGAAAAGCTTCAATCGCGATTACCGCGTACCCATCGAAAAACGCGCCAGCGATGTACGACTGCAACACCTGAACGGTCGGATCAAGCCGTTCCTGCTGCGTCGAACCAAGGAACAGGTCGCCACCGAACTGCCACCGAAAACCGAGATCGTCCATTGGGTCGAGCTCAACGAGGCGCAGCGCGACGTTTACGAAACCATGCGCCTGGCCATGGACAAGAAGGTCCGCGACGAGATCACCCGCAAAGGCGTGGCGCGCAGTCAGATCATCATTCTTGAAGCGCTGCTCAAGCTGCGGCAGGTGTGCTGCGACCTGCGGCTGGTCAATGAGGCCGCCCTGCCCACGCGCGGCAGCACCTCGGGCAAGCTCGACAGCCTGATGGAGATGCTTGAGGAACTGTTCGAAGAAGGCCGCAAGATCCTGCTGTTTTCACAGTTCACCTCGATGCTCTCGCTGATCGAAGACGAACTGGATAAACGCGGCATCGCTTACGCGCTGCTGACCGGGCAAACCCGCGATCGACGTACTCCGGTGAAAGACTTCCAGAGCGGCAAGCGTCAGATTTTCCTGATCAGCCTGAAAGCAGGCGGCGTTGGCCTGAACCTGACAGAAGCCGACACGGTGATTCACTATGATCCATGGTGGAACCCGGCAACGGAAAACCAGGCCACCGACCGCGCTTACCGGATCGGCCAGGAGAAGCCGGTGTTCGTCTACAAGATGATTGCCCGCGGCACCGTCGAAGAAAAAATCCAGCACCTGCAAAAGGAAAAGTCCGACCTCGCGGCCGGCGTACTGGATGGGCGTTCGACCGGGGACTGGAAGCTGCAGAGCGACGATATCGAAGCGTTGTTTGCGCCGTTGCCGGACAAATCGAAGATTTAG
- a CDS encoding CsiV family protein, producing the protein MRLFRSLTLLLTLVAPTAFADSLYQVEMILFRQNAVPAITSRTAPEDWAAGARPISADSLRTPSLNAEAEKLRASGDYTVLLHKAWQQSLGEDARKISISDGKEQFGQFPIEGSLNLKLGRFTDVDANFWVNQFDAYGRVTASERLKQQSHTKNGQLNYLDNGHLALLIKITSLSAPARPPVPDVLPD; encoded by the coding sequence ATGCGCCTGTTTCGTTCATTGACCCTGTTGTTGACCCTCGTTGCCCCGACGGCGTTTGCCGACAGTTTGTATCAGGTTGAAATGATCCTGTTCCGCCAGAACGCCGTGCCGGCCATTACCAGCCGCACCGCACCGGAAGACTGGGCTGCCGGTGCACGGCCGATCAGTGCCGACAGCCTGCGCACCCCAAGCCTGAATGCCGAGGCTGAAAAACTGCGCGCCAGCGGCGATTACACGGTGTTGCTACACAAGGCCTGGCAACAGAGTCTTGGCGAGGACGCGAGAAAAATCTCGATCAGCGACGGCAAGGAGCAATTCGGCCAGTTTCCGATCGAAGGCTCGCTGAACCTGAAGCTCGGGCGCTTCACCGATGTCGACGCGAACTTCTGGGTCAACCAGTTCGATGCCTATGGCCGGGTTACCGCCAGCGAACGCCTGAAGCAGCAAAGCCACACCAAAAACGGTCAGCTCAACTACCTCGACAACGGCCACCTGGCGCTGCTGATCAAAATCACTTCGCTCTCTGCACCTGCGCGTCCGCCAGTCCCTGACGTTCTCCCGGACTGA